The nucleotide sequence ATACTAATTGCTGGAAAACCAAGTAGGTTAACAAACCCGGTATATTTAATAATGGTTCTCCTATAATCTAGCTCCTTACCCATTATCTCATTAGTTTTTGGAGGAAGTATAGGCACCGTTGGGGTTATCACAGCATCAACGTGATTGAAAAGTCTAAGAAAATCACTAATTAAATACTTTCTGGATATCATGGATTGAATATATTCGTGAGCAGGAATTGACATACCATTTCTGATCAGCTCTGCCACATCCCTGGGATAATCATCCTCCCTAGACATGAATAAATCTTTGTGAAATGCAGCTGCCTCAGCAAGTCTTATAGTTGTAGTGATTTTATGAGAAGTCTCTATATCGAAGTTTACACGTTCTGTCTTAAAGCCTTCGGAGTCAAGTTTTGAAACCACATTATCTAAAAATTCTTTCTCGACCTCAGTCTGGCTTTCTTGTACTAATATGCCTAACGTGATCCTTCGAGGTTCTACACCTTGAGCTACGTTATCTATGTTTATTCTTGGGATATTGACTGTCGAAGAGTCGTTCTCGTCATAACCCATTATAAAGTAGGAGATCAGTGCAACGTCTAAAACGGTTTTGCTTAAAACACCTATGGTATCTAGAGACCAAGCAGTTGGAAACAATCCGTATCTGCTTACGAGACCATTACTGGGTTTATACCCTATCACACCACAGAACGAGGCGGGAACTCTTACTGACCCAACTGTGTCGGTACCTAATGAGATAGGAACAGAGC is from Sulfolobus acidocaldarius DSM 639 and encodes:
- a CDS encoding Asp-tRNA(Asn)/Glu-tRNA(Gln) amidotransferase GatCAB subunit A, with amino-acid sequence MSTKIMNDIQKIIGPDYIRPKPEVILTLNDIINRNQSPVDLIQHTLDKMKTDAEKFNSYITIIKDEALRHAEKLEEHIKRGIPTGPLSGLPIAVKDNIFTKGIRTTIASKIFREFYPNYNATVINKLLEADAIIVGKNNLHAFASGVSNLVSEFGPTRNPLDTERITGGSSGGSASSVAFGSVPISLGTDTVGSVRVPASFCGVIGYKPSNGLVSRYGLFPTAWSLDTIGVLSKTVLDVALISYFIMGYDENDSSTVNIPRINIDNVAQGVEPRRITLGILVQESQTEVEKEFLDNVVSKLDSEGFKTERVNFDIETSHKITTTIRLAEAAAFHKDLFMSREDDYPRDVAELIRNGMSIPAHEYIQSMISRKYLISDFLRLFNHVDAVITPTVPILPPKTNEIMGKELDYRRTIIKYTGFVNLLGFPAISIPSVKLSGLPIGLQIIGKIYHDEALLKIAKTVENISW